The genomic region CTACATATCtagcaaaaaatatttttttttggacgGAGTgtctattttgaaaactaatggattttgatcaaatttaagtaGGTAAGGGTATTTTACCATAGTTTTTATTTACGTTAAAACACTAAGGTGATCTGAGGTAGGtgcaatattttattttattttattttttttttgcaacNNNNNNNNNNNNNNNNNNNNNNNNNNNNNNNNNNNNNNNNNNNNNNNNNNNNNNNNNNNNNNNNNNNNNNNNNNNNNaaaaaaaaaaaagctcctCTTTAAGGCTtttctttaagtttttttttaaaaaaacattttttaaaaaaaactgtttttttaaagcttttcaaaattcatatgtagtatggcttttgcttttaagaagTAGATAAGTTGGAAAAAAGCCGCCCAaataagattttgaaaaactcttaaaaaacagttcttttaaaaaacaaaaactaaaggaaaaaagtttcaaaaaaagtttcaaagaagagttttctcttctttttttttttaaaaacacgTTAACTTTTTAAgcgaatttttctttttgttctaaaaatatcattctctattaaaaataatccTAACATTACACTCTCAAAAAATTCCCCTCCCTCAATCTTAACACGCTagcttttatattttcaaaaattttttttaaataaataagaaaaataaagttaactttttttttcaattctaaaAGCAAAGGAATTTGTGATTAATAGaatgttatttattaaatactctttatattaattttaatcaaaattagaacTTATATAAGTTGTTTTGTCAAACAGTTTATCTATAAAAAGAGCTTATAAAAGtaatttgtcaaaaataattttaacttaattttaaaagttattatttttcataaaaggTTCAAAATAACtgttaaacttaaaaaaggTCAAGCCAAACAAGCTCTAAATAGACAAAATGAGAATCTAATGGGgcctaaataaattaatggaTATGacttgaattaaaaatttttaaaaaattaatataatatctaaaaaatctttaaactattttaaaaaatcaaataaatttttgtttttttattgtattcaattaagctatttttttgttattttgaatcaaTACGATCTTATAACTAATAGTAACTAATtgttattagttaaaatatcacttatcattttatgttatgtgacattaatgaattaattatatgatgtcccttgtatttattttttattcagtctaatatgaatttttatattaaaataataaaatttgatgaattCAAACATTTGAATTAATTGTTAGTgcaaaattttttagtttaaaaaataaaatatgaaatttttttatttaaataataataatattatgatTACAGTAATCTTTTTGCAAAAAAAGGGGATATGATTACAATCAAGTTGGACTAGTTGAATGTGATTGTATATGGAGAGTCTTAAGATtggaatgaaaaagaagattattttatgataaaaaatatttgactCTTAAGAGAAGATTATTTAATGATAACTATATTTGAGTCCAAGTCAAATCTTAGTTGTTCTTCTAATTGCTTAGTGGGTTTCCACCGCCCAAGGGCCCAAGTACGTATGACTTTGACAACTTGGATCCAGGGCCGGCCCTTGGGTGAAGCCATCCAAGCAAGGGCTTTAGGCCCCCAATTTAAGGAGGCCTCAATTTTAAgaaagatttatatttttataataattataataaattaattatattaaaaaatataaaaataaaaaataattaataaaattatttgttctttcacttttttaattatgtgccTAACAAATCTCAATTTCTATTACTTATTTCTATaatgctattaattctcaactatattctcttatttctAATAAACTAACagttatatgtatttaatcatctccaacaactattttttttttacttatttatcttatttccaatcaacgcatttaattatttccaaccgctatttttttcctatatataaaaccaattattttttttcaatataaaatatctaGTTTTAAAATCTACCTTTCACATTTGTactttcttcctttaacttcaatttttctccaaaaaataCACAAGAAgtctattcttttattatcttcataaagCTGTGAGCCTCATTTGCAGTTTGCAATAAGCATTCAACATTTAGGTACTATTGTTCTAATCTTTACAAGtttttttgctttaatttagagtttatattatattgttatattatttttattttatgtgatagttgatttatttgaattagaaattttgattgttgattttatattagccatttaaaaaatataagataattataatttttaaatatttgtgtACCTCAtgtcaaattgaaaataagaatctGGTTAttcaaagcttaaaaaaacaaaaagaattgaaAGTTTATTACAACCTCAAAAAGGAGctcttgataaattttttacaagtaataaaaataataaatcaaaaattattaataaatgtCCCTTAAATGAACAAGTTAATAATCTTAGAGAGTTATGATGATGAAATACTAGAATAAGAAGTTAATGAAGAGATTCAAAATGATCATAGAAATCATGAAGAGATTCAAAATGAtcatcgaaatcatgatgaaaAGGATCAAcctattaatttaaatgattgcattcctaaaaatatttatgatcCAAGTCAATGGACAAATATTGATACAAATTTAAGAGATTTATTAGCAGAAAAAGGTCCAATTAACGTTAATGATTTAGATTTTCTCAAAGATGAATTTTCAAGACATTTTTCTATTACATACTATATTCAAAAGTTGGCAAATGGGGAGACACATGAAAGAAGATGGCTAGTTTATTCGAAAGACTTAGATAGAGTATTTTGCTTTTGTtgtaaattgtttaatttgacTTCTAGTACAAGTAATTAGCTAATGTTGGCACCAGAGATTGGAGAAACCTTAGTGCTAAGCTTAAAAGTCATGAAATGAGTAATGAGCATATTACTAATATGAGTTCTTGGATTGATTTAGAAATGagattattgaaaaataaaacaattgatAAAAGtgttcaaaaacaaataaaaagagatGAAGAACATTGGAAAAAAAGTATTAACAATAATTCTTGCTGTAATAAAAActtttagtaaaaataatttgactTTTCgtggaaaaaatgaaaagatctATCAAGAAagtaatggaaattttttaaGTCTAATTGAAATGATTGCAGAATTTGATCCAGTGATGCAAGAACATATTCGATGCATTAAagacaataaaattcatacTTATTACATTGGAAATAAAGTACAAAATgaattgataaatttgttagCAAGtgaaattagaaataaaattattaaaaacctCATAGaagcaaaatatttttcaataatacTTGATTGCACTCCAGATGTAAGTCATCAAGAGCAAATGTCTTTTATATTATGATGTGTTAATATTTCATCAAGTCCAATTAAAGTTATggaatatttttttgaattcttaAAAGTAGATGACACAACTGAAAAAGGTCTTTTTGATGCCATTGtggatgaaataaaaaatattgggcttgatattaataatttaagagGACAAGGATATGATAATGGATCTAATATGAAGGGCAAGCAACAATGAGtgcaaaaaagaattttagatTTAAATCCTAGATCCTTTTATACACCATGTGGTTGTCACAATCTAAATTTAGTACTTTGTGACATGGCATATTCTTGCACTAAAGCTATATCATTTGGAGTGGTTCAACGAATATATTcactattttcttcttctaccAAATGATGGAAAATTTTACAAGACAATATACCTAGTCTAACTCTTAAATCATTGTCACAAACAAGTTGGGAAAGTCgtgttgaaaatgttaaaGCAATAAGATTCCAAGCTCCACAAATAAGAATTGCTTTTTTGAAATTACTAGAAGTTAGTGAAGATCCTAAAACTAAAAGTGAAGCTAATTGCTTAGCAACATATgagcttgaaaattttgagtttttgttGGGCATGACTATTTGGTATGATATATTGTTTGCTATTAACTCTATTAGCAAAAATTTACAATCAAAAGATATGTGTATTGATGTTGCTATAGAACAATTAAAAggtcttctttctttttttttgaaaaatatagagAAAATGGATTTGCATCTGCAatgattttttctaaaaaaattgcATTTGAAATGAACATAGAACCTAAATTTCGTAATACATGTATTATTCGTAGGAAAAAACAATTTGATGAGATTGTTGATAAGGAAATAATTAGATCTCTTGAAGAATCATTTAGAATTGATTACTTCTTGTATATAGTAGATCAAGCaattttttcacttcaaagtagatttgaatagtttaagatatatgaaaatatttttgattttttatttagcaATAAAAAGTTGAAGTCATTAGATGATAATAGTTTGAAAGAATATTATCTTAATCTTGAATGtttcttaaaatataacaactaTTATGATATTGATGGTTTAGATTTATTTTcagagttaaaaattttaaaagaaattacacAGGAAAAAAACAGTCAAATTGACATacttaatcataaaaaaagactcgattcttttccaaatgcatatattgcttttagaataatattaataattccAATAAGTGTTGCTTCAAGAGAAAGAAGtctttcaaaactaaaattaaaaaaatcttatttaagatcaacaatatcttaataaaaattaaatgaattggctatattatcaattaaaaagtaaatattagaagaaattgattataaaagtttaattaaaaattttgcataTCAAAAAgctagaagaataaaattttaataatttttttaattttcaataaaaaaaagtctcatttgaatatttcgtTTTAGGCTTTTGAACTTATTGGGCCACCCTTGCTGGATTTGGAAGGTAACGTAGTCCCCATTCTATTTATCATGaccaaacaaattaaatattagctactTGGTTCAtactaattaaatattagGTGGAGAGattatagaaataaaaattaacttacaatataatataatgtaaagtaataacaaaattatatgatggcaaaataatgaatttatattgaattgatgagaaaaacagaaaaactACCATTATAAATGACCTTAGATAAATTGACAAATTTACGTAATATATGTAAGAAAGTAAGAAAGCATtaactaaatttaatttatgtaagatttttcaagatgaaattatataaataattttagaatcTAATTCGACTCGATCAAAACACACATATTTAATGAATTTGAATAATAACTGGTTGCAACTGACATATacaaatgttatttttatcattttcttttgatggAGAAGGCTTTCTTGAAGTAATTGGTTACATTACAAATtgtttatgtaagttgttagTTTGAAAATCTATgcatttttaacaaaattgtGAATACATTGCAATATTCCCAAGTGGAAGTTTCCTtgtgttgttttttttttttctacataactaCATAAAAAATgtccttttttttatgaaattctctaaattttggtttttactTTTAGCTATTTGtgctttgttttctatttatttttttatacaaagaaaatataaaatataaataaaacgAAGTTTAAATGATAATTCATTTAGTCAATATTGTCATCTAGTTTTGCTTGTGCGCGTTCCCTATGCTATGAAGATGAAGCTAGTTATTtgacaaaacaagaaaagaaggtatatctacatatatatatatatatatatatatatatatgtcaacattaattattgaaatatgaatgaaaatataaatgtgGCAATTAATCCAACTCAATTTTTGAGGTCTTCTAAGTTTCAATAAATCtgatgaatttcaaaattttatttgaaaaaagaaaaacattgcAATAAGTATGAATTCGGAATTTGACACACTTATATACCAAAAccaaatttcataaatttaagtTATGAAATTGGGACATTACAAAGATCTTGGCATTAACTTGTTGCATGCATATATACTTTCAGTTTGTCACAGTTTTTGCTGTTATACTGCTTTTTAAGAAGCTCAAGCCTTGAGGGAGGAAGTTGGAAGTTGGAAGTTGGCAACTATAGCCGAGAGGACTTCGAAATTTTCCTAGACAGGACCAACGCGGAATAGTCGTTTCGTTTCTTCTGTAATTTTACATGGATGTGATTGACGACCCAGGGAAATAAAGGCACACAGAAATTTCATACAAGCAGCTGTAGATGAAAATGATGTTGGGCCGATATAACAACATTTGCGCCGGGCAAAAGTCTTCGTACTACCAGACGAGTTTTAATTACTAAGCCTAGTTTCAGTCCAAAACTGCTGCTTCTAAACTCCGAAAATTCATCTAGTTGATCCTTGCCTTGGGTCAGTTTTTATCCGGAGCTTGTTGCCTGCTGGCTGGTAGCAAAACTGGTATTTTTgatcttcttcattttggcTACTCTGAATTTTGGCATGTTTATCAGTCCCGATTAACTGATCCATTATGAAGCAAAATGAAAACCCCAAAATTGTAATGTTGCATAATGGAGTTTGTGTAACAAATTTTTGCTTTTAGCTCTGTAACTATGTATCAGCCCAGTCTAAACACGGCTTAAACGTAAAGGCAACACAGATGGCTTCATCCCTCGATGACCATGGTAACAGTTGCAAAGAAATGAGTTTCGTCATTGAAAAACAGGAAAAGAGAGTTAGATATCTTGAAACAATGACGATGAAGCTAGTCATCTCATACGTTTTCTTCCAATCTTGTCTATCTCTCAAAACTCGGCAATCTCATGCGGAAATTGGTGGATTCCATTCTGCCTTTCCTCATTAATGGCCACCGTTTTCGGCCTTACCTTCGCTAGCACCATCATCCACTGGGCACCAACTCAGAATCGTCGTGAACTGAACTTAATTGAGCAGGAAATAATACACTATCAGATGTTCATGGCGGAGAATACATAGTCAAATGAAGATGCAAAAATTATCTGATCATCAAGCTTGTTTGCTGCCAAAACCGGACACGGTGAAAGTTTATCAACGGTATACTTACATCTATGCAATGGCTTCGGCGTTACTTGCCTTCACTATTCTGGTTCTGCATGCTTGCCACTCCGTTCTCTGCAATGACCGGTGATGCCTTGAAGGAGCGACAGAGTTAGAATAACTTGGAGCATAAGTTCGAATTACGGAGTAAATAAGCCAGTGAGTCAGTCACTGACTCCGCTTAAGTTCTCCTGCTGGCTGCTCCACATTTCCAGCTTTATGTGCGTGCTTCTCTTGTTTGCCTTTGTGTCTTGCATTATTACATCAAAAGTTCTCCCGTGAACATGTATGAAAAGCAATTCAACCCCTGTTatttttgcttgattttgcatTCAACTATGTATTGATCAGTCCTAACCTCTAATTTGGAAACCATatatttccattatttttttgtttttgcttaatcaaccattttatttatagGCTGGTCTCAAAGCACTTAATCACTATATCCAATGAGGTTCAGTGAATAAGTATTACAACAGAAACCCGCCTACCAAGGAATTACATCCATTCACCTAATAACACAACTcagaaaatagataaaaaaacaaCACTTCATGATAAGAAAAACATAGCAGCAGAATGAAAAGAAGCTCACGTGAACCCAGGCACATGGTCAGTGAAGCATTGTTCCAACGGTTCCTGAAAGAAAAGAACCTTCCAGCACTTTGATCTCCTCGTAGTATTCACCACCATGCAAGGAAGAAATCACCACATTGGTGTTCGGAATGTCTGTAGGATTTGGTGTCTGGAGTCCAATAATATCGGAAGATTGAACCTAATTATAAAGAGCAAAACGGATCGAAAAGCATAGTCCTTTTTACACGAAAATACAAAGCTTGGACTTGACCTGCATTTATATATACAAGGGTTGAAAAAGACGAAAATAGCATAGCATTTGTTATACAATTATGGCCGTCGACCGTTGATCTTGAAGGGCCAGCCAGTTTCGTTCCAGTAGGCTGCGGAGATTGTAAGTTTTGCAGTGGCTTCTTTCTACGTTACGTAccaggaaaaggaaaaaacgaGAGAGTTATTTACAAattcatataataaaatatcagtCAAGTTGCAATAAGTTTCCAGTGATGACGTCTGCTTCAGTTCTCCCTGCATATATAATCTCTCCCACCCAAGCAGAAAGCCCAAACCCCTGCAAATCAGCATGGCCTGGTTAAGGATTTGACCAGATAAAGTTGTATATTCGAGGAATTAAAAAGTAGGGACCATATAACCAATTCGCTAATCGTGAGGGAACCTGAGCCTCCGAAAGATGTCTTTGGATTAAAACTATATCAGTTTTAACAAATATTCTGAGCAAAGAGGGCCTTGAACGCTCTACAGCTCTATTATGAAACATTCTTGCTCCAATCTTCTTGTGAGCATATGTCTGGAGCTCAATGGTGTGGCGATAGTAATGGCGGCGCCATTCCTTGATTTCAATCACTGCGCTGGCGGCTTTACTCTCCAGCAACACCACTCCACTTAATAAAACCATGCATGGTCCTGTAAACTATACATGAAAAGATCAAATCATCAAACCGAGAAGAAAGGCAAGGTTAGTCAATTACCAATTTAAGTAGTTGTCCAAAGAAGAGTTGAAAGGGTGTTGATTAAGATGGTTACTGTTCTACAATCCAAGTTGCAACTCGGAGGACATCGCAGGCCCAGCATTGAACTCTGACTACTTGTCTTATTAATTATACAGGTAAGCATCTCATTCGGTCTAAAAAACTTATCATAACAGaacaaattatattttaaaaaataaaaaagaatcgAAATCTACTTAAATGATCAATTCGATcaattctaattattaataacattaataatatttatattataacataataaaattttttaatattcaataatGTTTCATCAATAAAGCCTAAatgtttttagtttaattatgtactatatattaaaaatattatatagatataatatttaaaatattgagCAAAAAAACTTAGATTATATCAACATGCCAAAAAATCGCAGCTATATCATTGACGTGGTTTACCAGCACTAAATTagtaataataacttttaaccTGAAATTTTATACAACTCATATAGTCctagtatatatatgtatggttGTCTAATCTTTATGTACcataaaacaatttattttttatggaaaaatttGTAAAAGTCATCTCAATATTGCAGTTTGACTCCTTGAAGGAAATGTTCAGTTTCTTACTTAGCCTGGTGTTTTAATGGGCTCCATTAATGACCTGAAGACCCAAAAACccaataaaaatgataaaatctGGGCCTTTTGCCAAGCCCAaaataaaacccaaaaatcTAACAATCCAGTTATGGACCCAGGATATCTTGTTTATATGGTCCACCACGTTTCCTCCATGGTTATTCATTCAATTTGTACTGCATGTGTACtaaccaaaactcaaataACACCAATGTAGTACTACAACATCAACTCATTCCCCAATCCCAAATGAGAGTGAGtgataaaatttgaaagtaaTCATTTTATACCATTCGTTAGCTTTGGACGATATACAATTTATAGGTATTGATTTGGTCTACAATTAATATTGTACAATTACATGGAGAAGCAATTGGTTCTTGTTTTTGTTGTCACTTTCACTCTGACTGCCGGGGCATTCTTGGAGAAACCAATAGCTTCCCATCTTCTATGAGCTGATGGTCGTGGGAGATTCTCCGGCACGATGGTCTCCAGCGAATTTGCATTCCATGGAGGGCACACTCTTTTATCACTCCATCTTGCTACTTTCGAGTTTGACTCTGTGGCAGATGAGACTTCCTCAGCAATGGCGCTGTTGTCAGTTATATTACCTACTTGTAATCCAATTACGATGCAGGTTACCCCTAGTACACATTGCTTCCTCCATTTATCATCCCTTGGCCTAAGAAAATGGATGGACAAAAAAGAATGTCAAAATCTTGTATAGTACAATATTAAGGAGGTAACTTAGTAGATCCTTCAaatgatgaagaagatgacTTACCATGCAACTTGGGATGCCTTCTTGTTAGAAGAAGACATGTCAAAGCCAGGAGTTGGAGTTGGAGGGGACACATTGAGGCAGCACCTAGTTGAAATGGCCATTCCTCCGTCTCTCTAATATTCCTTGCTCTCCCTCCCAAGATTTGAGTTTTGACAATTATGGCCAAAAAGAGAAGGAGATTAACacatatatatagagagagagagagggagaggagCTGTAGCTTGTTACAAAGGGCCAGCCGCGGGCTTTGGGGTTTGAGGTTTTGGAGAGGTTGGTCAGATCACGGTAGCTGACTAGGACCCAAAGCTGTCCTTTTGCAATTAAACCACGTGGGTTGGACCCTTCAATCAAGCCACCTTTTCGCTAGCCGTCTCTCACCATCGTTTCCTTAGGCTTAGAGACGCGTGTCGGGAACACTTTCTTCTGGAGTGAAGACAGATTAGTCATTGGCGCGTTGCTCAATATTTCACCTTGACAGATCtgacttttattttcttaaatattaCGGTATATAAATACTAATTGAGAAAACAGTATTTatctatctatatatatatatatataagatttaGATGTGATGTTGAATAATTTCTGTTATACTGtcaattcatcataaagtattaatttatgatacaagtaaatttaaaattttttaaagactttaaaataaatattaataattttcttagAATTTAATAacgtaaaaaaaataaaatcgaGTTTCTTTCATCCACAATCCTCCTTCACCCAACTTCTTCTTCTAGACTCAACCTCTCACTCCAAATCTCAAAACTCCTTTCTTGTATGATTGAGATAGATtccaaaatgttttttttttttatatatatttatagttTCTCTAATATAATGTATATTGATGATTGAGACAGATTGCACATGTTTTCAGCGTACACATACAATACATTCCGTATTTGTTTGCAACAACTCAGAATCTAAGCATGTAATTTTCTTCAACAATTTAGGACTGTAGTTCTTTACACAATTTTCAGTCGTATGACATTTATCGatcatgaaaatataaaatatcttCAAATTGTAGAGTCC from Theobroma cacao cultivar B97-61/B2 chromosome 9, Criollo_cocoa_genome_V2, whole genome shotgun sequence harbors:
- the LOC18588956 gene encoding uncharacterized protein LOC18588956, with protein sequence MAISTRCCLNVSPPTPTPGFDMSSSNKKASQVAWPRDDKWRKQCVLGVTCIVIGLQVGNITDNSAIAEEVSSATESNSKVARWSDKRVCPPWNANSLETIVPENLPRPSAHRRWEAIGFSKNAPAVRVKVTTKTRTNCFSM